TCTTCGCCCGGCTTGAGGCGGGATGCAGGCGCCACCGGTGCCCCGCGGGGCACCGGTTACCCGTCCTAGAAGTCGACCTTGAGGAACAGGCCGACCGTGCTGGCGCTATAGTCGCCCGGCCCCTTGTCGAGATAGGCGGCGTTGTTGGCCGGCACCGGGTTCTGGGCGACGCCGTCGTAGTGCCAGTCGTTGACCTTGCCGCGCTCGTACCGGCCATAGAGCCGCAACGCCATCGTCTTGTTGACGGGGTAGCTGAGGTTCGCCTCGATCGTGTTCTGCGTGAAACGGGCTTCCGGCATTCCGGAGCCGATGAGTGCGACCTGCGCCGCGGTAAGCCCTAGGGCAGCGGCATTGTAGGTGTAGCTCGTCGTCGTCGTGCCGTTCACGTAGGTGTATGCCGCGTCGAGCTTGGCGACGCCGAAGTCCCGCCGCAAGCCGATGCTCCCGGTCTGGTTCCGCGAATCCTGGATTTGCTCCCAGGTGCGGCTCGTCGGATACAGCGGGTTCAGCGCTGCGGCCGTCTCGCAGGTGCTCAGGCCCGCATTTCCGGGGGCGACCAGCGTCGTGCCGACCAGTGTCGTGCCGGTTGGAGCGATACCCGTCGTGTTCACCACGCCATTGCTGTAGAAATAGTACGTCGCGCCGACCGCGCAGGCATTGGCCTGGAGACCCAACTGGTGCATCTTGCCGGACTGCCAGGAGTAGTTGCCGTACAGCGCGAACTCCGCCGAAGCCTGCCAGTTGGCTTCCAGGCTGACGAAGGACTGCCTGTTGGTTCCATTGCGCCCGTACTCCGAGTCGGGATAGCTCATGTCCTTCCACTGGCCCGAGAGTCCGAAATCCAACGTCGGCGCGGCAGCCCAGTTGATCCGGCCGTTCAGCGTGCGCTGGTCCCGGTCGGCCAGGTCGAACTTGCGGAAGCTGTCCATGACATGGATCCAGCCAGTGTAGTTGGTGCCCGTTGCGGTGGGCAGCGGTCCCAGCGAGGCACTCTGGAATTCCTCGTACGGGTCCGGGTTGTAGTCGCTTCCGCGCCGGCGCATGCCTTCCGCGGACAGGAGCAGCGTCACGCTCTCGAAGCCGCGGTTCGTGTAGCCGATCTTCAGCTTGTCCTCGTTCGTCTCATCGCGTTCGCGGTGCTGGCGCTTGAACGTCTCCCGCTCGATCGATCCGGTCAGGTTCGATTTCATGTCGATGCGCCAGTCGGCGCTCAGCGAGGCGTTCTCCTGCTTGTACTCGAACGGGACATTGGCGATGTTGACATTGCCTGCGCTGGGCGCGACGTTGAGTGCCCGTATGGCGTCCAGGTTGCATTTCGCGGCCAGGTAGGCCGGCGTATTCACGAAGGCGCCGCCGCTGCCGTCATTGATCAAACGTCCGACCTGGCCGGTGAGCGGGTTGCAGGCGATGTAGTCCGTCGAATTGTCCGTTTCGTAGTACCGCCAGTTGGCGCGGACGCCGACGTTGCGCGCCGGACTGAGCGCGAGGGACAGGTTGGCGAGCTTCGTCGTGATTTCCGCACCGGAATTCGTCCGGGTGAGCGCGTCCGTCGTGTTCCAGACGTTGGCCGCCGAGATGCCGTTGATCATGCCGCCGGTAAGGGGCAGCGTCGTGGGCGCGATGAGAGAATCGTCCTGGCTCGACCGCGTGGCCGCGACGACCGCACTGAAGCGCCCGTTCATGAGCTGGGGCAGACTGCGCGCGTACTCCCCCTTGATCTTGTAGAACTCGTTGTCGGGGTAGGAGTCGAATCGCGCGGAGGTGAACGTGTTCGCGGAAACGCCCGTGAGCGTGTTCACCGTGATCGTGAGAGGGTTCTGGACCGTGAAGGTGTTCAAGTCGTTCCGGTAGAGCGAACCCTCGGCCGTGATGTTGAAACTGTTGATCCCGTCGAAGTACTGGACACCGCCGCGGAACTCGTTCGTCGTCCAGTCGACCGGCTCGGCGGCCTCGATGTCCCCGCCGCCGCCGCCTCCGCCGAATATCAGTCCGTAGGGATTGGACCCCTGCTTCTTCTCGCTCGTGTAGGCCGCGTAGAGCTTCCAGTTCTCCGAAAGCGTGAAGTCGGCGCGAATGCCCCCCTTCTTTCGCGTGATCGCGAGCTCGGTATCCGGGGCCGCCGCAATGGCGGCCTGCAACGCAGTCTGCGTGGCAGCGGCCGTCGGCAGCCCTCCTGGCGTCAGCCCGACAAGCGTCTGGTTGCCGGTTCCCATCCCGCTCCAGAGCGAACGAAAGGCGTTGGTCGATATCGAGGGTGTCTCGTTGAAGTACGCCTTCACCTTCCACGCGTTGTAGCGGCCGAAGGCGATCGAGTAGAACTGGTCATCCCGGGCCACGGAGCCGGCGTACGCATCGAAGAAGGCGCCCTCGGCAGGCTTGTCCGCCCGCACGGTGAAGTTGCGCAGATAGAAGCCCGAATCCACGTCGCGATAGCGTGTGTAGAACGGATTGTCGCGGTCCCCGTTCGACGAGATGCCGCCGAACTCGATCGAGGCCTTGTAATCCCATCCGTCCCCGGCCTTCTTGGCGGGCTCGGCCACAAGCGTGTCGTAGCCGTACAGGATGCCGATGGGACTGCGTTTGATGTCGAGCTCGGCGTCGACCCGCGGCGGACCGGCGGCGATGCCCTGGTTCATCGTGTTCGAAATGACGGTATCGGTGCCCGTGGCGCTGTCGGCGAGCGCGGCGGTGAGGGCGAAAGGCGCCAGCGCGATGCTCACGCTTGCGGCAATGACGGTGGTGCGGGGCCGATGGACCATGGTGAGCCTCCCGGTGCGGTGTTGGGACTTCGTCGTCATGACGGGTTCTCCTTCGCGCTAGCGCTGCAGGCGAGCGCCGGACGGGTGGTTGCTTCCATGGACGGCCACGTGGCAGTTCTGGCACGAGCGGCCGATGACGCGCGCGCTCTGCGTGCCGCCCTGCAACGCGGCAGCCGCCGTCTGGTCGCCCCGGAAGAACTGGCCGGGGTGGCCCACCGGCGGGCTGTGGCACTGCTGGCACAGGAACGGGCGCGACGACACGAGCAGGCGCTCGTTGTTCGAGCCGTGCGGCGAGTGGCAGTTGATGCAGCTCTCGCGCACCGGGGCGTGCTCCCAGATGAACGGCCCGCGCTTCTCGGCGTGGCAGGCGGCACAGGTCTCGTTCACGCTGTCATTCTTGAGCAGCGGTCGCGTGATCGACCCGTGCGGGTTGTGGCAATCGACGCAGCTCATCTTGCCCTCGAGCACCGGCATGTGGGAGCGCCGCTGGAACTCGGCGCGCTGCTGCTGATGGCAGGTGAGGCAGGTCTCGGTGATGGTGGGTTTGCGCAGCAGGCCATTCACCGAGCGCCTTTCCATGGGCGCATGGCAGTCGCTGCAGGCGATGTTGTTGAGTTCATGCGTGGAGGCGGCCCAGTGCTGGCGCTGCCCTCCGCCGTGGCAGGAAAGGCACTGCGCATTCATGGTCTGGATCGGCGTGCCCGACTCCTTCGTGAATGAGATGATCGCCGTCTTGTCGGAGGATTTCGAGACGTGCTTCGATCCCGGCCCGTGGCATGCCTCGCAGACGTACTTCTCGCGCTGGTTCTTCGGGTTACCGCGGAAGGCCCGCGCGTGCTGCGTGTCACGGAAATGCTGGTTTTCGGTGTCGTGGCAGCTCAGACACTTGGCTTCGCCCACATAGGTCGCCTCCTGCGCCTTTGCCGGAAGCGCCCATCCGAGCAGGCCGATGAGCGCAATGGCCGCGCCCCGCGCCCAGGTGGCGACATGCTTCTCTCCGAATATCGCGTTCATCTGTCGATCCCCCTTCGCGCGGCATTCCCTGCACCGCTTCTGTGGCAATACCCCGGATCCTGTTCGGGCCGGGACTTCTTCAAGACTTGAGCTGCCGCCTACCCTCCGGCCATGGGCAGGCGGGAGACGTAGTCGAGCACCGCGTTGAGATCCGCATCCTTGTAATCCTTGATCACGCGGACCATCTTCGGATCGGCGTTGCGGCGTTCTCCGTCGCGAATGGCGCGTCCCTCGTGTGTCAGGTACAGGTAGTGCTGGCCGTTGAGGCGCGGCTGGAATTCCGGGCCATCGCCCTCCGCCTTGTTTCCATGACAGGTAGCGCAATCCTTCAGGTACAGCGCCTTGCCCCGCTCGAGATCCTTGCCCGGCCCCTTTCCGTTATCCGCGTTCACGGGAAGGCCCTGCAGGTACACCGCGATGTCCGCGATGTCCTGCGGCCCGAGAACATGCTCGTTGGCAAAGGGATACATGCGCGAGTTGTCGCGGCGGCCAGCGCGAACGTCGGTCATCTGCTTGATCAGCACCGAGGCATGCTGCCCGGCCAGGCGTGGATACTTGCCGTCCGGGCGCCCGAGCGCATGGCTGCGGTGGCACCCCTGGCAAACTTCGAAGGCGATCTCGCCGCGCAGCGGGTCGCCCTTGGCCTTGAGCGCCTGCAGCTTCTCGCCCTGCATCTCGTTCCAGACATAGTCGGGCGACTCGATGCCCTTAACGTGAGGCTGCGGCGCTGCCTTTTCCTGCGCCAGCACGACGGCCGGCACGAAGACCATCGCCCAGCCGATTGCGACCCACCGTTTCATTTTCCGCCCCCAATGGTCTTGTGCATGGCGCTCACATCCCCGCCATGAATTCGGCGGCAGCCTTGATCTCTTCCTCGGTCAGGCGCTCGGCCACGACGCGCATGACGCGGCCCTTGTCGTTGTTGCGCGCCCCGCTCTTGAAATCCATCATTTCCTTGATCGCATAGGCCTGGTGCTGCCCGGCGATGCGAGGGTAGCGGTCGTTGCCCAACCCGTTGTCGAGGTGGCAGCCGGCGCAGGCGGGAACGCCCGTCGCCTCGTTGCCGTCCGTGAACAGCTTGCGGCCTGCGGTTGCGAGGGCCGCGTTCTCCACCTTTCCCGGCGCCTGCTTCTGCGCGGCGAAATGGGCGGTCAGGGCGGGAATGTCGCCGGATTTCACGTTGGCAAGCGTCGGCGCCATGGTGTCGCTCTTGCGCTTTCCGGCGATGAAATCGTTGAGCTGCTTGGCGATGTACGAAGGCTGCTGGCCTGCAAGCTTCGGAAACATGGGCACGACGCTGTTGCCGTCGGCCGCGTGGCAGGGGGAACACAGGGTGAGCGCAAGCTGTCCCGCGTCGTCGGCCACGGCGTGCGCAGCCACGAACGCCACTGCAAGTGGGATAAGGACACGCCTCGCCAACCGGCTGCTGCCGGTCGCCTCGTTCAACCGCATCGCGAACTCCCCCTCTAGAGCCCACATGGGCGCCCACACCAGGAGAGGCGCGATTTCCCCGGGGTGTGTGGCGTCTTTCTTATTGTTTTCAGCTTCCTCGGAAGAGCCTACCGGGGGGTATGCGAATAACCTTGAACCAGTTCAAGAAATGACTAACGGTCTTTGGCCGGCATTCCAGCCTGGGGTGCGGCTCAGCCCGATTTGCCGCTTCGGCGCCGACGGGGGTATTCCTGTCCCGAGCGACCTCGAGGTTTGGTGTGCGTGCCGTCGCTGCCGTGCTGTCTTGCACTGCCCCCCGCAACCGAACCAGGAATACATCCTGCCCACCTCTACCGGGGAAGGCCGTTCACCCCTTCACCACTTCGCGCGTCACTTCCTGGAGGAGCTTGCGCAGGAAGCGATGGCCGGGGTCGCGGTCACGGCCCTCGTGCCACATGAGCCTCACCGGCACTTCGCCGCTGCGAGGCGCGCCCGTCACTATCTGCAGCCCCAGCCTGCTGCGCCCCATCTGCGCCATGCTCGCGGGAATGAGGCCCAGCAGATCCGAGGTGGCCGTGACCATGAAGATCTCGAGAATTTCCGACACCTCGAGTTCATGGCGAAGCCCCAGTTCCTGCAAGTCACCCATCGCATCGAGGAGTCTGCCGGCGTCCATGCGCGGCCGAAGGCGAACGAATGCATGCTCGCGCAGGGCCTTGGGCGTCGCACGGCCGCGCAGGACGGGATGGCCCTTCCTCGCCGCGACGACCAAGCTATCCCGGAAGAGCGTCTCATGCCGAAAGTGCTCTCCGTCTGCCGGCAGCCAGTCGATGGACGCGTCCACCCGTCCCTCACGCAGCGCCTGCCCCAACCCGGTCGGTCGCGACTGGGTGTTGAACGAGACGCTCACGCCCGGAGCTGCCTTGCCAAGCCGGTCGAGGAGCCGGACCGCGATCATCGGCCCCAGCGGATGCGGAATAGCCACGCCGAAGTGGCGACCGGAGGTCACGGGGTCGAAGCCTCGCGTTTCGGTCACCGCCTCCCGGACGAGCCCCAGGGCGGGCTGCGTTCTCGCGTAGATCGCCTCTGCCGTGGACGTGGGCGTGACGCCACGCGCATGGCGCACGAAAAGCTCGTCCCTGAACAGCACGCGCAGCCGCGCAAGCGCATGGCTCACGGCGGACTGCGTGATCGAAAGGCGGATGGCCGCCTTCGACAGGCTCCTTTCCTCGTACGCGGCCTCGAACACCGGGAGCAGGTTGAGATCCACGGATCGCATGTTGAGCATGGCTCATATCTTTCATATGACTTCTTCAGTATCTCAAATATATCACCGGCTTCAAAATGGGGGCATCCGGCACGCAACCGGCAGGTGTTTGGCGAGCCGAAGCAACCACGGGCTCACGGCAATCGAGTGCGGGTGCCCGATACATGACAAATGAGGAGTTGGCAGAAATGAAGATGATCATGAAGGCGCAGCCGTTCGAGCCCGCCAGGTACGACGGATGGCACATCCTCACGCCCGCGAACGGGCCGGTCGAGGACGCTGGCGAAGACGCGCATTCCGTGATGGCAGCACTCCCGTTGTGGCTGGCCAGCGATCACGAATTCGCCAGGACCCCCGAGGCGCTCAAGGAGTTCAAGCGTCACCTGGCGGAATTCGTCAGGCGGAACAAGGCGACAATCCGCGCCAGGCGGATCGTCATCAACCTGTATGACGCTCCCCGCCCGCTGCCGTTCGACTACGTCAAGGCGATACAGCAGGCCTTCGTGAAGAGCGCGCCGGACAGGATCGTCGACCACGTGGTCATCTACACGAACCTGCTCGCGTGAGTCGAATCCGGCGCAGTCAGGCATGAAGGTCACTCTTGTCGCCAGGGAGTTCGCGCCGGACCGGTACAAGGGCTGGCATGTTCTCACCGCGGCAGGCGCCGGTGCTTCGTCCGGGGAGGTCGAAGCGCGAGCACGGAACGCGCCCGAGCTGCCTGCCTCGGTGACCGCTCTCCCGCCATGGTTG
The sequence above is a segment of the Betaproteobacteria bacterium genome. Coding sequences within it:
- a CDS encoding MtrB/PioB family outer membrane beta-barrel protein — translated: MTTKSQHRTGRLTMVHRPRTTVIAASVSIALAPFALTAALADSATGTDTVISNTMNQGIAAGPPRVDAELDIKRSPIGILYGYDTLVAEPAKKAGDGWDYKASIEFGGISSNGDRDNPFYTRYRDVDSGFYLRNFTVRADKPAEGAFFDAYAGSVARDDQFYSIAFGRYNAWKVKAYFNETPSISTNAFRSLWSGMGTGNQTLVGLTPGGLPTAAATQTALQAAIAAAPDTELAITRKKGGIRADFTLSENWKLYAAYTSEKKQGSNPYGLIFGGGGGGGDIEAAEPVDWTTNEFRGGVQYFDGINSFNITAEGSLYRNDLNTFTVQNPLTITVNTLTGVSANTFTSARFDSYPDNEFYKIKGEYARSLPQLMNGRFSAVVAATRSSQDDSLIAPTTLPLTGGMINGISAANVWNTTDALTRTNSGAEITTKLANLSLALSPARNVGVRANWRYYETDNSTDYIACNPLTGQVGRLINDGSGGAFVNTPAYLAAKCNLDAIRALNVAPSAGNVNIANVPFEYKQENASLSADWRIDMKSNLTGSIERETFKRQHRERDETNEDKLKIGYTNRGFESVTLLLSAEGMRRRGSDYNPDPYEEFQSASLGPLPTATGTNYTGWIHVMDSFRKFDLADRDQRTLNGRINWAAAPTLDFGLSGQWKDMSYPDSEYGRNGTNRQSFVSLEANWQASAEFALYGNYSWQSGKMHQLGLQANACAVGATYYFYSNGVVNTTGIAPTGTTLVGTTLVAPGNAGLSTCETAAALNPLYPTSRTWEQIQDSRNQTGSIGLRRDFGVAKLDAAYTYVNGTTTTSYTYNAAALGLTAAQVALIGSGMPEARFTQNTIEANLSYPVNKTMALRLYGRYERGKVNDWHYDGVAQNPVPANNAAYLDKGPGDYSASTVGLFLKVDF
- a CDS encoding DmsE family decaheme c-type cytochrome; its protein translation is MNAIFGEKHVATWARGAAIALIGLLGWALPAKAQEATYVGEAKCLSCHDTENQHFRDTQHARAFRGNPKNQREKYVCEACHGPGSKHVSKSSDKTAIISFTKESGTPIQTMNAQCLSCHGGGQRQHWAASTHELNNIACSDCHAPMERRSVNGLLRKPTITETCLTCHQQQRAEFQRRSHMPVLEGKMSCVDCHNPHGSITRPLLKNDSVNETCAACHAEKRGPFIWEHAPVRESCINCHSPHGSNNERLLVSSRPFLCQQCHSPPVGHPGQFFRGDQTAAAALQGGTQSARVIGRSCQNCHVAVHGSNHPSGARLQR
- a CDS encoding c-type cytochrome; amino-acid sequence: MKRWVAIGWAMVFVPAVVLAQEKAAPQPHVKGIESPDYVWNEMQGEKLQALKAKGDPLRGEIAFEVCQGCHRSHALGRPDGKYPRLAGQHASVLIKQMTDVRAGRRDNSRMYPFANEHVLGPQDIADIAVYLQGLPVNADNGKGPGKDLERGKALYLKDCATCHGNKAEGDGPEFQPRLNGQHYLYLTHEGRAIRDGERRNADPKMVRVIKDYKDADLNAVLDYVSRLPMAGG
- a CDS encoding c-type cytochrome, coding for MAFVAAHAVADDAGQLALTLCSPCHAADGNSVVPMFPKLAGQQPSYIAKQLNDFIAGKRKSDTMAPTLANVKSGDIPALTAHFAAQKQAPGKVENAALATAGRKLFTDGNEATGVPACAGCHLDNGLGNDRYPRIAGQHQAYAIKEMMDFKSGARNNDKGRVMRVVAERLTEEEIKAAAEFMAGM
- a CDS encoding LysR family transcriptional regulator, translating into MLNMRSVDLNLLPVFEAAYEERSLSKAAIRLSITQSAVSHALARLRVLFRDELFVRHARGVTPTSTAEAIYARTQPALGLVREAVTETRGFDPVTSGRHFGVAIPHPLGPMIAVRLLDRLGKAAPGVSVSFNTQSRPTGLGQALREGRVDASIDWLPADGEHFRHETLFRDSLVVAARKGHPVLRGRATPKALREHAFVRLRPRMDAGRLLDAMGDLQELGLRHELEVSEILEIFMVTATSDLLGLIPASMAQMGRSRLGLQIVTGAPRSGEVPVRLMWHEGRDRDPGHRFLRKLLQEVTREVVKG